Proteins from a genomic interval of Rhipicephalus microplus isolate Deutch F79 chromosome 6, USDA_Rmic, whole genome shotgun sequence:
- the LOC142765135 gene encoding uncharacterized protein LOC142765135: MQEIQKPCAITFDGAQLAQEYGVKISDCDIKNKESNLAVITYIAGFCAHAALRKLPCEYCAMNITSQDREIQLERNVLIENLSRGALKFPQPTVINAVLHAHIVLEQLTRKENASRFHATPKQREVLVSITRHLCECENFDVCTNGHHPDTVLTNILVAAANTLLKNYVQMKTDILNTKKNAVTAKEAAEVFKMNRKFLCVLCTLQM; the protein is encoded by the coding sequence ATGCAGGAAATACAGAAGCCATGTGCTATAACATTTGACGGAGCTCAACTGGCACAGGAGTACGGTGTTAAGATATCAGACTGTGATATAAAAAATAAGGAGTCCAATTTGGCAGTAATTACGTACATTGCAGGATTTTGTGCACACGCCGCCTTAAGGAAGCTGCCTTGTGAGTATTGTGCCATGAATATTACATCTCAGGACCGGGAAATTCAGCTTGAGAGAAATGTCCTGATTGAAAACCTCTCGAGAGGCGCTCTGAAGTTTCCCCAGCCGACTGTCATTAATGCAGTTCTACACGCCCACATTGTCTTGGAACAGCTTACCAGAAAAGAGAATGCCTCACGTTTTCATGCAACTCCTAAACAGAGGGAGGTCCTTGTGTCTATCACAAGGCACCTTTGCGAATGTGAGAATTTTGATGTCTGTACCAATGGTCATCACCCTGACACTGTGCTGACtaacatacttgtggcagcagcaaacaccctTCTGAAAAACTACGTTCAGATGAAGACAGATATTTTGAACACTAAAAAAAACGCAGTCACAGCAAAAGAAGCTGCAGAAGTTTTCAAAATGAACAGGAAGTTTTTGTGCGTTTTATGTACATTGCAAATGTGA